The genomic interval gctgtgcacgggctctctctagttgtggtgagcccgggctactcttcgttgcggtgcgtttgcttctcattgcggtggcttcttgttacAGAGTGTgggttctaggtgtgcaggcttcagtagttgcagcacatgggctccatagttgtggcttgcaggctctagagcgcaggctcagtagttgtggcgcacgggcttagttactccgtggcacgtgggatcttccctggaccagggatcgaaccggtgccccctgcgttggcgggcggattcttacccactgtgccaccagggaagtcccaagtttcttgatttttaagatgaaataCATAATAGATAGTTTACATTGCAATTTTAGACTCAATCTAGAAAGATCATTGTTTTATAGTGCTTCTCCCATAGGCATTAAGTAAATATTGCATTAATttgattacattttttatttattttctgttcattttgttataaatgtGTTTAGAATTTTGTTTTGAGGCAGTATATGGCTATAATTTTAGCTGTATTTTATGGACAAAAAATGTCATAGATGTTAGGATTATAATTCCCTTTAAtctgtttaatgtttttatttagatgtagaaatttaaaaatcactaaggCTAATGTTTCTGAGGATTAGTCATTCTTTAACACATTCTACAGTGAATATGTTTTGtcataaactatttaaaaaattttaattgtctcaataaaaatagataattgaAACTTTTTTAAGGCTCTTGTCACATCACCAtagggaaaatggaaattattagaTTACACCAGGAAAAGTATTAAACGATTATAAAAAccaagtgagggcttccctggtggtgcagtggttgagagtctgcctgacgatgcaggggacacgggtttgtgccccggtctgggaagatcccacatgccgtggagtggctgggcccgtgagccatggccgctgagcctgcgcgtctggagcctgtgctctgcaaagggagagtccacaacagtgagaggcctgtgtaatgcaaaaaaaccccccaaaaccccccaaaaaaccaagtGAAGTATATacttgtaatttaatttttactcatGTCATTAGTTCTGGGAAATTTGAGGCcagaaaagaattttaatcacttttgtctttttttcccatctttaaaatgggggtcCTATTTATCTTGTATGTTATTGCAAGAGTtaaagataatgtatgtgaatgCCTATTTTAATGTAACATTTCTTGAGTTTTTACTTAGTTTATGTTCATGTTCCTGGCATAtaacaatttaatatttttaaggtgtGCAAGGAAACTTTGTAACTATGTAAATATAACTATATGTTAACTATGTATTGATTTTTTGGATAGATTATAttaagaagtttttttaaaaaaagattttaaaattgaaacatgTTTGAACAATGACATGTATTATGTTTCCTTACATTTGATGCATTACATAGTTTCCAAagtacttttgtatttttaatctcatGTAAGCCTTTTAGTTATATGtctttaaaatgggcataataatagtatctaccttataGGATTATTGGGAGAaggttattatgagaattaaataagatatactgtatattaagcacttaatatagtgcttggcacatggaaattatttattagctatttgtgtttatttaaactttttctttaaattgatttAGAAGTTAAATTATAGTAGTAATGTAgtgtctcttttttatttttgttttaaattatatctatttttattttatttattattattattttttttgcggtacaacgggcctctcactgttgtggcctcccccgttgcggagcacaggctccggacgcgcaggctcagcggccatggctcacgggcccagccgctccgtggcatgtgggatcttcccggacctgggcacgaacccgtgtgccctgcatcggcaggcggactctcaaccactgcgccaccagggaagcccagtgctttttttgaattatgtttaagAAATCATCATCaactccaaggtcatgaagattgtctgttttttttacaagcgtttattgttttgctttgcaTATTATAGGTCTACACCACTTCTCAAATTTTTGTGCATACAGTCAAGgctaatttttttccaaacagaTATCTAGTAGCTGCTTCTtcactatttattaaaaagaacacaCTTTCTACCTGAATTTCATTGGAGCTTTTGTCATTAATCTCTGATCCTTTatgtgtgaatctatttctggagggttttttcttttttctttttgggttgttgttgttttctatcGATATATTTATCTATCCTTGTGCCACTGACACACTATCTTAATTACTATATTTTGTCCTCCAACTTTTTCTTTCAAGGTTATCGTGGttgttctaggtcctttgcatttttaaaaaattaattaatttatttttggctgtgttgggtcttcgttgctgcatgtgggctttctctagttgcggcgagcaggggctattcttggttgcagcacgcgggcttcttattgcggtggcttctcttgttgtggagcacaggctctaggcacacaggcttcagtagttgtggcgcgtgggctcagcagttgtggctcacaggctctagagcgcaggctcagtagttgtggtacacgggcttagttgctccgtggcatgtgggatcttcctggaccagggctcgaacccgtgtcccctgcattggcgggcagattcttaaccactgcaccaccagggaaatccccctttgcatttctatatacattttagaattggCTTGTCAATATCTACACATATGTGGATGCATGCACACAtttgtgcatgtgcacacacacacatccctgctgggattttgacttggattgcattgaatctgtagattattttgggggagaattgacatcttaacattATTGAATCTCCTAAACAATaaacatggaatatttctccatttctttaggtctttatctcaggaatgttttgtaattttcaatgtAGAAGTCTTGTACATTTTTCATTAGATTTACTATCGGATATTGGTATTTTCTGATGCTgttgtaaattgtatttttttgacagtgaaagaaaactttttttgaaCGTTGTGTTTATAATCAtgacaataaaaatgtaataagtGAATTTTAATTAAACTGAATTGTTTGCAAAACGTACAGTTGGCAACCACTAAAACATTTCAACTGATGTAATGTCTTATTTTCTTGATTcattctttagtttaaaaaatcaattaacaattaaatgacattaaaaaatgaaattttaaaaagaaacttcagaagtcttcaaatttattttgaggtatgtctttcatacagtaaaatgtacagatctttcatgtacagtttgatgagttttttcCCCTAATTGTCCACCCATGTAGCCACTACCCAGATCAAAATATAggacatttagggcttccctggtggcgcagtggtcgagagtccgcctgccgatgcgggggacgcgggtttgtgccccggtcctggaagatcccacatgccgcggagcggctgggcccgtgagccatggccgccccggagcctgtgctctgcggcgggagaggcccgcgtaccgcaaaaaaaaaaaaaaaaaaaaaaaaaaaaaaaaaaatatatatatatatatatatgacatttctAGTAGCTTTAAGCCTCATCTGAGTCAATCCTACACCCTCCTCCATTAACTCCATAGGTAACTGTTACTGGGAATGCTTTTGCTTATAAACATTTTGCATCATTATTTGAAACTGAAGAAGTAATTGCTTGCATGTTTATAAAGTGCATCCTTTATTTTCAGCAGAAGTGATAGATGGTGTTGATAATTGCAGTTAAACTATGATATTTATATTATACCAGGCAGATTGTACTCTTTTTCACTTCAAGGGAGATAGAATTTGACCTGTGTTATAAGGTTGTACCATTCATGTTGGGGCAGTAATTGTTTCTTTCTCATTGCTGTAGTAGAGTATAATACTTATTAGCTTAGATAATCTTAGGGAAGAATTATCTGCTTAAATACTTTTCTTCCTAAAGCAGTTTCTAACACAATGTTAATGCAGAGATTGGGGTGGCTTTCTCACTGATGTACTGAATGAAACTGTGGTACCTAGGGGTTCTGGGAGGGAGGAACATGCTGTGCTCCCAAGAGCCAGTGAATCAGCTTGGTGGTCAAGAAGTTACAAAACTCCAtactttcctctttgttttctgaaatttatttacttttgctagTAGTAAGTCAGtgattcgtttttttttttcttttcttaggttTTTATACTTTGGTAATAACAACagtcactaacatttattgagctcataCTAGGTACAAGTACTATGCAAAGTGCTTTACTTAAATTACCTGATCTTATTTTCAGCCAAACTAATGTTTTACTAACGCTCTGTAGATTGAGGTTTTGGGTCAGTGTAAATGAATACATCCTTTAAATTTACGTTAGGGCAGGTAACCTCCATTTTCTAACTGTTCGTTCTTTTCATGAATAGGTATGTCATTGATGGTGCCACCGCTCTTTGGTGTGCAGCAGGGGCAGGACATTTTGAAGTTGTTAAGCTTCTAGTCAGTCATGGAGCCAACGTGAACCATACCACAGTAACTAACTCAACCCCCCTACGGGCAGCATGCTTTGATGGCAGATTGGACATTGTGAAATACTTGGTTGAAAATAATGCCAACATCAGCATTGCCAACAAGTATGACAACACCTGCCTAATGATTGCAGCATATAAAGGACACACTGATGTAGTCAGATACCTTTTAGAACAACGTGCTGATCCAAATGCTAAAGCACATTGTGGAGCCACAGCATTGCACTTTGCAGCTGAAGCTGGGCACATAGATATTGTGAAGGAGCTGATAAAATGGCGTGCTGCTATAGTAGTGAACGGCCATGGGATGACGCCATTAAAAGTAGCTGCTGAAAGCTGTAAAGCTGATGTTGTCGAACTGTTGCTCTCTCATGCTGACTGTGACCGAAGAAGTCGGATTGAAGCTTTGGAGCTCTTGGGTGCCTCCTTTGCAAATGACCGTGAGAACTACGACATCATGAAGACATACCACTATTTATATTTAGCTATGTTGGAGAGGTTTCAAGATGGTGATAACATTCTTGAGAAAGAGGTTCTCCCACCAATCCATGCCTATGGGAATAGAACTGAATGTAGAAATCCTCAGGAACTGGAATCCATTCGGCAAGACAGAGATGCTCTTCACATGGAAGGCCTTATAGTTCGGGAACGGATTTTAGGTGCCGACAACATTGATGTTTCCCATCCCATCATTTACAGGGGAGCTGTTTATGCAGATAACATGGAATTCGAACAGTGTATCAAGTTGTGGCTTCATGCCCTGCACCTCAGACAGAAAGGTAACAGGAATACCCATAAGGATCTTCTTCGATTTGCCCAAGTTTTTTCACAGATGATACATTTGAATGAAACTGTGAAGGCCCCAGACATAGAATGTGTTTTGAGATGCAGTGTTTTGGAAATAGAACAAAGTATGAACAGAGTAAAAAATATTCCAGATGCTGACGTCCACAGTGCTATGGACAATTATGAATGTAATctctatacttttctgtatttagtGTGCATTTCCACCAAAACACAGTGCAGTGAAGAAGATCAGTGCAAAATTAACAAGCAGATCTACAACCTGATTCACCTTGATCCCAGAACTCGTGAAGGTTTCACCTTGCTGCATCTAGCTGTCAACTCGAATACCCCAGTTGATGATTTCCACACCAATGATGTCTGCAGCTTTCCAAACGCGCTTGTCACAAAGCTCCTGCTGGACTGTGGTGCTGAGGTGAATGCTGTGGACAATGAAGGGAACAGCGCCCTTCACATTATCGTTCAGTACAACAGGCCCATCAGTGATTTTTTGACCTTGCACTCTATCATCATTAGCCTAGTTGAAGCTGGCGCTCACACCGACATGACAAATAAACAGAATAAGACTCCGCTAGACAAAAGTACAACTGGGGTATCAGAAATACTACTTAAAACTCAAATGAAGATGAGTCTCAAGTGCCTGGCCGCCCGGGCAGTTCGGGCTAATGACATTAACTACCAAGACCAGATCCCCAGAACTCTTGAAGAGTTTGTTGGATTTCATTAAGTGACTGGATATGTAAAATCATTTAATGTGGTGCTAAAAAGTAAAGGACTTTAATCACAGACAATAGAATTATGTGTTCATaaaatctgcttttctttccaCTACCCTTCCTCCCTACTCATCCTTCCTTAGTTTTGTATTTGGTCTTCTTGCCTCATATGGTTACTGATTTCAAATACACTTAAACAAAACCACATTGTTTAGGTGTAACTATAAGGTGTTCGGATATTGGTCacttaactatttttcttttttttttaaaggaatgaatataaaatattttgtttatgtaaCAAGGGCCCTTATGATTTGAAGttgataatgtttaaaaaaaaaactgcctagAAAAGTATTTCTGTTAAGCCTGTGTCAGCATGTTATTCTCTGCAGCAGTTTTGAGGATTTCATGAAGAAAAACAACGAAAAGGAACATTAAAAGTAATGGAATATCTAGATGTTCTGCACATGCCAAACTGCTATAGGTAGTTTTCACTCTTCCATTATTTATGTGAAGAGATCAACGCATTATAACAtcaggaggatttttaaaaatataactgcagATTAATCTGAAAAATGTGCTAACTTAATAATAGTTACAAATTTATAAAGTTAAATCCATTGAAATTGTTGAATTATGCTGGGTGGTACATACACAGCAGTAATCTTAAAGCAACTTTTCAGAGAATATTGATGGACTATTTGCCTTTGGGCTTGGATTCTAAAATGTGTGGAAGTCtctgttttaatataattaatctAAATTGCAGTAGTCTGCATTTGACTTAGCTCACAGACATGTAAAAATTATGAATGCTGTGTTCTCTCTTAGGAAACAAATTGTCACAATATagttatatgttcttcttttgtcc from Physeter macrocephalus isolate SW-GA chromosome 11, ASM283717v5, whole genome shotgun sequence carries:
- the FEM1B gene encoding protein fem-1 homolog B isoform X2, producing MEGLAGYVYKAASEGKVLTLAALLLNRSESDIRYLLGYVSQQGGQRSTPLIIAARNGHAKVVRLLLEHYRVQTQQTGTVRFDGYVIDGATALWCAAGAGHFEVVKLLVSHGANVNHTTVTNSTPLRAACFDGRLDIVKYLVENNANISIANKYDNTCLMIAAYKGHTDVVRYLLEQRADPNAKAHCGATALHFAAEAGHIDIVKELIKWRAAIVVNGHGMTPLKVAAESCKADVVELLLSHADCDRRSRIEALELLGASFANDRENYDIMKTYHYLYLAMLERFQDGDNILEKEVLPPIHAYGNRTECRNPQELESIRQDRDALHMEGLIVRERILGADNIDVSHPIIYRGAVYADNMEFEQCIKLWLHALHLRQKGNRNTHKDLLRFAQVFSQMIHLNETVKAPDIECVLRCSVLEIEQSMNRVKNIPDADVHSAMDNYECNLYTFLYLVCISTKTQCSEEDQCKINKQIYNLIHLDPRTREGFTLLHLAVNSNTPVDDFHTNDVCSFPNALVTKLLLDCGAEVNAVDNEGNSALHIIVQYNRPISDFLTLHSIIISLVEAGAHTDMTNKQNKTPLDKSTTGVSEILLKTQMKMSLKCLAARAVRANDINYQDQIPRTLEEFVGFH
- the FEM1B gene encoding protein fem-1 homolog B isoform X1; translated protein: MEGLAGYVYKAASEGKVLTLAALLLNRSESDIRYLLGYVSQQGGQRSTPLIIAARNGHAKVVRLLLEHYRVQTQQTGTVRFDGLNQEIHEFSFVIRNVIFYCAMFPSSDAYILFKRYVIDGATALWCAAGAGHFEVVKLLVSHGANVNHTTVTNSTPLRAACFDGRLDIVKYLVENNANISIANKYDNTCLMIAAYKGHTDVVRYLLEQRADPNAKAHCGATALHFAAEAGHIDIVKELIKWRAAIVVNGHGMTPLKVAAESCKADVVELLLSHADCDRRSRIEALELLGASFANDRENYDIMKTYHYLYLAMLERFQDGDNILEKEVLPPIHAYGNRTECRNPQELESIRQDRDALHMEGLIVRERILGADNIDVSHPIIYRGAVYADNMEFEQCIKLWLHALHLRQKGNRNTHKDLLRFAQVFSQMIHLNETVKAPDIECVLRCSVLEIEQSMNRVKNIPDADVHSAMDNYECNLYTFLYLVCISTKTQCSEEDQCKINKQIYNLIHLDPRTREGFTLLHLAVNSNTPVDDFHTNDVCSFPNALVTKLLLDCGAEVNAVDNEGNSALHIIVQYNRPISDFLTLHSIIISLVEAGAHTDMTNKQNKTPLDKSTTGVSEILLKTQMKMSLKCLAARAVRANDINYQDQIPRTLEEFVGFH